TGGCAGCTTTAAAAGCGGTGGCCAAAGGGGGAAGGGTTGTCTGTGCAGGCATTCATATGAGTGATATTCCCTCATTTCCTTATTCTCTTCTCTATGGGGAAAGGATGATCTGCTCAGTGACCAACCTCACTAGACAAGATGGCAAGGAATTTTTAGAGTTAGCACCCAAAGTTCCGATTCATAGTCAAATAAATGTTTATCCTTTAGAAAAAGCTAACCAGGCTTTGGATGATTTAAAACAGGGAAAAGTGAACGGCTCTGTAGTCCTACGAATCAAAGAATAAATTAAAATTTATTTGATTTTTATTGTTGATTATAAATGATTATTTAACTACCATGCATGTATTTGTTTATCTATTTATTTTATAATTGTTTCAATTAGCAATGAAAATAAAAAAAAGCGAAAATCCAAATTTATCAATTCATACTTACCTCATCATTGATGAAGAGACACAGCAAGCTGCCGTCGTGGACCCTGCTCGAAATATTGAGCCTTTACTTGCGTTAATTGAAGAAGAAAAGGTTCAAGTGACCTACATATTGGAAACGCATGTGCATGCAGATTTTGTCTCGGGAGCAAAAGAACTTAAGCACCATTTGCAAAAAAAGCCTGTGATTGTCTGTTCGGGGCTAGGGGGGGAAGAATGGCAACCTCGTTATGCTGATCGCCTGATTGCAAAAGATCGCGAAATACTCAACCTTGGTCATTTGGCTTTACAAGCCTGGTACGTACCTGGGCATACTCCTGAACATATCATGTGGCTTATTTTAAAGCAGGATTCTCCCCTGGCTGTATTCTCAGGGGATTTTCTTTTAGGAGGTTCGCTGGGTCGCCCAGACCTTTTAGGGCAAAGCAAACTTTTTGAACTAGCCAAACTGCTTTACCAAAGCGCTTTTCATGTTTTAAGGGATTTACCCGATCATCTACCCGTTTATCCGGCGCATGGGGCAGGCTCTTTTTGTGGAAAAAACATTGCCGATAAAAGTCTTCTCATTCTAGGGGAGGAAAAACGCACAAATCCTCACTTGATCCCCCAAGCAGAAGAAATGTGGATTAAACAATTATTAGAGGGAATGCCTCCGGCGCCTAGTTATTTTTCTCGTTTAAAACAGTTAAATGTTAAAGGGGCGGATTTAATTCAATCGCTTGTTCCTCCTCGCCGGTTAGAAGCTCAGGAATTGCATTCACCCGGCCTGGTTGTCGTAGACCTTAGAGACCAAGAAGCGTTCGCCCAATCATTTGTAAAAGGATCTATTAATATTCCTTTTGGGCTTTCTTTCACTAAGTGGGCAGCTGAAATTCTGCTTGCAGACTCTCCCCTTGCGCTTGTCACCCCTGATATCGAAACTTGTGTCCAAGCTTTGAAGCTGCTTAGGTTGATTGGCTTAGATCATGTGATCGGTTATATGATGTGGCAAGAGGAATTGCTAGCCCCATCCATGAAGGATTCTTTTCCTTTAATGCTTCCCCAGAATGTCCATTTTAATCCTAATGAGCCTATCATTGATGTGCGAACTCGTGAGGAGTGGGATCAAGGACATATAGCAGGAGCGCTTCATATTCCTTTAGCGCTTTTTGCTAAAGAAGAGCTTGAGCTTTCTCCAGACAAGCCCCTTCTTATGATTTGCGGTAGCGGTTATCGCTCTTCAATTGCAGCTTCTCTCGCAAAAAGAAAGGGATTTATCCACTTAGCTAGTATTAAAGGGGGGATGCAAGCTTGGAAAAAGGCCTTATTACCTATTATAAAATCGGAGGATTAAACGATGTCCATTATAAAAGCAACCAGTCACTTAGTGACAAACCATGAAAATTGGCACCTTGAATATCACGATAAACCTGCGGTTCCATTGGCACAAGTTGTGAAAAGATGCTTCCTTTCGGTGTTTATTGTCTCTCCCTTTTTTTTAGCAGTGAGCCCTTTTCTTCTTCCTCTGGGGGTCACAGCTTTTTGCCTGGAAAAAAAAAGACAAAAGAGAACGATGGCGATTTTGGAAGACATTACCCGTTTAGAAAGTTACAAAAAAGCAAGACTTGAAAAGTATAAAAATAAAATAGCTATTTTTGAAAAAAAAGCGCTGCCTTTTTTAGAGAAAAACTCTTTGGGGAGTTTGGTAAATTTACCGACGTATTTTCGAGAATGGGATGAGGATAAAAAGCGAGTTTATTGGAAAAAATTTTCGCAGATAAATTTTTACCAAAACTATCTCTCCCAAAAAAAATTTAGAGAGGAATTTGAAAAACTTGAAAAAATTCAAAAAGAAATGCCGGTTTGGGAAGACACTACCCCTTTAGAAAGTTACAAAAAAGCAAGACTTGAAAAGTACAAAAACAAAATAGCCATCTTTGAAAAAAAAGCACTGCCTTTTTTAGAGAAAAAATCTTTGGGGAGTTTGGTAAATTTACCGACGTATTTTCGAGAATGGGATGAGGATAAAAAGCGAGTTTATTGGAAAAAATTTTCGCAGATAAATTTTTACCAAAACTATCTCTCCCAAAAAAAATTTAGAGAGGAATTTGAAAAACTTGAAAAAATTCAAAAAAAAATGACGATTGTGGAAAAGCAAAATGCTATTTTGCCGAGTGATGACAACAATGAAGCTATCCAAAAAATTCTGGAACTTAAAGCAGTTAAAAACAAATTTAAGTTAATGAGGGCTACAGAAAATCTTAAATTATTTATTTGTGCAATGCTCCCCCTGGGATTTTTGTTCTCACCTTTAGGTAAAGGTCGGTCTTTATTTAAAGGAAAGAAAGAACTTTTGCCTCAGTTGCCACTTTTTGATAAGTATGCTGATCTGGTAGAGGCGCATAATCAGCTTATCGAAAGACATGAATGTCTTGTTCCTTTGTTGATTAAGCCTTTTAAACTTCAAGCTTAAGAGGCCAAGTTTTTTGCTTGTCCTGTGTGTGGTCTCAATGAGTACTTTAGCTTGGATTACATACCAACGGGAGCACTAGCTAGGCTAAGTTTATTAAGTTTTACTGAAGAGCTGCGTTCTCAAAAAAAGGGAATTTTTTGTTAAAGTGAATGAACCTATCCCGTTTTAGTAAATTTATGAGTATTGATAATAATCGCCTTTATCAAATGGCAAGCCGTTTTAGGCAAAAGGCTTTAAGTTTCTCCAAATAGATTGTCTGCTTTAAAAAGGCATGCAAGCTTGGAAAAAAGCCTTATTACCTATTATAAAATCGGAGGATTAAACGATGTCCATTATAAAAGCAACCAGTCACTTAGTGACAAACCATGAAAATTGGCACCTTGAATATCATGATAAACCTGCGGTTACACTGGCACAAGTTGTGAAAAGATGCTTCCTTTCGGTGTTTATTGTCTCTCCCCTTTTTTTAGCAGTGAGCCCTTTTCTTCTTCCTCTGGGGATCACAGTTTTTTGCCAGGCAAAAAAAAGACAAAAGAGAACAATGGCGATTTTGGAAGACCCTACCCGTTTAGAAAGTTACAAAAAAGCAAGACTTGAAAAGTATAAAAATAAAATAGCTATTTTTGAAAAAAAAGCGCTGCCTTTTTTAGAGAAAAACTCTTTGGGGAGTTTGGTAAATTTACCGACGTATTTTCGAGAATGGGATGAGGATAAAAAGCGAGTTTATTGGAACAAATTTTCGCAGATAAATTTTTATCAAGGATCTCTCTCCCAAAAAAGACTTAAAGGCGAATTTGAAAGACTTGAAAAAATTCGAAAAAAAATGGCAGCTTTGGAACAGCAAAATCCCATTTTATCGGGTAGTGATAGCAATGAGGCTATTCAAAAAATTCTGGAACTTAAAGCAGTTAAAAATAATTTTAAGGTAATACAGGCCAAACAAGAGCTTAAATCATATATTTTCTGTATGTTGCCCTTGGGATTTTTGATGGATCCTAAAGGCAAAGACCGGCCTTTATTTGAAAAAAAGAAAGAACTTTTGCCTCAGTTGCCACTTTTTGATCAGTATGCTGATCTAGTAGAGGCGCATAATCAGCTTATCGAAAGACATGAATATCTTGTTCCTTTGTTGGCTAAGCCTTTTAAACCTCAAGTTTAAGAGACCAGCTTTTTACTTGTCCTACGGTCTCAATGAGTCCTTTACCTTGGGTTACATAACCACGGGAACATTAGCTAGGCTAAGATTATCAAGTTTTGCTGAAGGCCTGTGCTCGCAAAAAGTGGAATTTTTTTGTTAAATTGGATGAACCTATCCCTTTTTAGTAAATTTATGAGTATTGATAATAATCGCTTTTATCAAATGGCAATCGTTTTTATAAAAAAGTTTTAAATTTTCTCTAAATAGATTTCTGCTTTAAAAAGACATGCAAGTTTGTAAAAAGTTTCTATTACTGTTTATAAAATAATAGGATTAAACAATGCCGATTGTAAGGACAACTAGTCGCCTAGTGACAAACCATGAAAATTGGCAACTTGAGTATCGGAATAAGAGCCGAGTTATCAGTAAAACGAACGCAAGTATTTCATTTGTGAGAGAATGCGTGATTTCGGCTATTGCTTATCCCATTTTTTTAGTTGGAAGCCTTATTTTTCTTCCTGAAACGCTTTTAGCACGCTATAGGGCAAGCACAAGGCAAGCGAGAACAATGGCGATTTTGCAAGACAAAGCTTTGTTAGAAAGTTATAAAAACAAAAAACTTGAAAAGCATAAAAATAGGATAGTAGCGTTGGAAAAATCGGCGTTACCCCTTTTGGCAACAAGATCTCTTTTAACTTTAAAACCGTTGAGTTATTCCAAAAAATGGAGTGGAGATAAAAAACGAGATTATTGGAATAAATTTTTAGAGACGGATTTTTATCAAGAGTTCCTCTCCACAAAAAATTTCAACGCTTTTCTATTAGAAAGACTCGAAAAAATCCGCAAAAAGTTTTCTGTTTTAGATAAGCAAAATGCTGTTTTACCGGATGATAAGAGCGATTCAGCCCTTCAGGAAATCCTACTCCTCAAGGCGATCAAAAATAAGTTTAAGTTAACCCAGGCACAAAATCATCTCAAAGTGACTTTTTTAAGAATATTGCCGTTTGGATCGATGCTGTATGCTCCAATAAAAGCTTGGTCTTTCTATGAAAGAAAGAAAGAACTTTTGCCCCAGTTGCCACTTTTTAATAAGTATGCAGATCTGGTAGAGGCGCATAATCAGCTTATCGAAAGACATGAATATCTGGTTCCTTTGCTGACTGAGCCTTTTAAACCTCAAACTCAGAGGGCGGGCGGTTAATTTTAAGTAATTGATAATTAGATATTTAAAATTACGATTGAGCTTTTTCATATTCTGTATTAACCTGAGTTTTAAATTGTCTCCTCTCCTCAGTAAAATTATTGGTATAGGCGAAGGAATATCAAGATTACCCCCAAACATAACTCTTAAAAAATATCGATACAAGTTGAGGAATTGTAGAGAAAGAAATGCACGAGATTAAAGTCAGGGCAATCAAATTCCTTTTCCGCTCAAAAAAGAAAAAAGCTATTTCCTTCTTTGATGGGATGGGGAGGAATGATAGAAGAACTTCATAGAAGAAGGCGGGACAGTAGAGGCAAATTGGAAAGAATAATTGGAGAAAAAATTCATGACCGATAGTGAAGTAACGAACTTTGATAGAGAAGAAGAAGAGATTGCAATAGGCACGTTAGAGAGATATTCCGGATCAGATGCCGCTGAATTTCAACCCTATCTCCTGTTAACGAATTTTCCTAAATATGTGCAATATTTTGCTTCAAGCCGCGATGTGCCCATCGTGGAAGGATCGATGTTTTCAGTCGCCCATTCCCCCAAAGAAAAGGTGAGTATTCTCGATTTTAAGATTGGGTCTCCTGCAGCTGCGTTAATCGTCGATTTATGTGCCCATTTGCCCATTAAAGCAAGCCTTCTTTTAGGGATGTGTGGAGGATTAAGGCGCCATTATCAAGTGGGAGACTATTTTGTGCCCGTTGCAGGAATTCGTGGGGAAGGAACTTCAGACTTCTATTTTTCACAAGAAGTGCCAGCTCTTGCAAACTTTCTTGTTCAAAAGGCCGTGACAAATGTCTTGATGGAAGATGGGATTAAATATCATCTTGGAATTACCCATACCACAAACAAACGGTTTTGGGAATTTAACGCAGATTTCAAGGCCCGTTTGAATACGACTCGACCTCAAGCCGTTGAAATGGAATGCGCTACTCTTTTTATGGCAAGCTATTATCACAAGTTACCGCTTGGCGCGTTACTTCTTATTTCAGACCTTCCTTTAAGTCCGAAAGGTATCAAGACTAAAAAGAGCTCCCAAGATGTTTTTACCAAATATACGGGTGAGCATGTGGAGTTAGGAATAAAGGCTATTGAAGAGTTAGATAACTTACTTAAGTTAGAAGAAAAAGGCGTTTTTAGAGGTAGAAGGCGCAAATTTGAAAAAACAATTGGCGACTAACGCCTAAATTTTTCTTTTTCCCACTTTTCTAGAGCTTGTTTGGTCACTCTTTCAAGCTCTTCCGCTGTTTTTATTTTCCCTAATAAAATTTTATGGGAAAGAGTGTGTTTCCCTTTTTTCCATTCAATAGACAGGGCAAGCTTATCAAATTTTAATAAGAGATAACCTCGCTGCGAAGCAAATACACGAATACGTGTAAGCGCTAGCAGCCACTGAACCTGAGTAGGTAGCGGGCCAAACCGATCTTTTAGCTCTTGTTCGATAAGCTCCACATCACTTAAGGCAAGCGCTTCGCCTAAACGTTGATAAATTTCCATGCGTAGGCTGACTTCATTAACATAATCTTCTGGAAGGCAAGCATCATAGTGAAATTCAAGCTTCGTTTCGCATATTCCTGGAGAAAGTTCTCCTTGCAGAGTTTGAACAGTCCTGCGCAAAAGCTTACAGTAAAAATGAAATCCGATGGCTGCGACATGGCCTGATTGCTCAGTCCCCAATATGTTGCCTGCCCCTCGAATTTCCAAATCATGCATCGCAAGCTTCATCCCTCCTCCATAGCCACACGCTTGGGCCAGCGCTTGCAACCTTTTCCGGGCTAAGGAGGGAAGAGAGTTTAAACTGGGGACTAAAAAGTAAGCATAAGCCCGCCTATTCCACCGGCCCACACGTCCGCGCAATTGGTATAAATCGGCTAATCCAAATTGATCTGCACGACTGATGAGAATCGTATTTGCATTGGGAATGTCGATCCCGTTTTCGACAATAGTAGTTGAGACTAAAATATCTGCAGAACCGCTTTTAAAGGCATGGAACACCGCATCGATTTCATCTGCGCTCATTTGGCCGTGTCCTACGACCACCCGTGCCTGAGGTAGAAGTTTTTTGATTTTAGCGGCGACTTCAAAAATTGTTTCAACGCGGTTGTGAATGACGAAAGCTTGCCCATCCCGGGACAGTTCCCGTAGTAGAGAATTTTTGAAAACATGATCGCTTGGTTCTGAAATTACCGTAGTAATAGGCAGACGGTCTTGAGGAGGAGTATTGATGACAGACATATCTCTAGCCCCTACAAGAGACATGTAAAGGGTTCTAGGAATGGGAGTGGCAGATAGAGTGAGGCAATCGACACCCATTTTAATTTTTTTTAAATGTTCCTTGGCCTTCACGCCAAAGCGATGTTCTTCGTCAATAATCAACAAGCCTAAATCGTGAAAGACCACATCTTTGCTAATGAGTCGGTGAGTCCCGATCAAAATATCGATGCTTCCCTTTGCAACCTGTTCCAAGGTTTGCTTAGTTTCTTTAGCCGTACGGAAACGAGAAAGCACCCCAATCCGGACGGGGAAGTTTGACATTCTTTCTATAAAGCTCTCGTAATGTTGCATAGCCAAGACAGTTGTGGGGACAAGTAGAGCCACTTGTTTATGCCCATCCACAACAGCTTTGAACGCGGCTCGCATCGCCACTTCAGTTTTACCATATCCTACATCGCCACAAATCAGCCGGTCCATAGTTTTCGCAGATTGCATATCTTCTTTAATATTTGCAATGGCTTGCAACTGATCTTCTGTTTCTTGATAAGGGAAATCTTTTTCAAAGGCTTGCATATCTGCACTATCGGGTGGGTAAATCGCGCCTACTTCTAAAGAACGGCTAGCATAAAGTTGCAGCAGATCTTTTGTATATCCCACTATCGCTTCTTCTGTTTTTTCTTTGGTTTTCTTCCAACGGGTACTTCCCAAGGTATGCATACTTGGAAGTTCGTCGCTGCTTCCAATATATTTAGTGACAAGATGAGCTTGGTTAAGTGGAACGTACAGTTTGCCGTTCTCAGCATATTCAATTAGAAAAAATTCACTCAATACTCCATTGTGGTTAAGCTTTTTTTCGATTCCCAAAAATCGACCAATTCCATGGTTGAGATGCACCACCATATCGCCGGGAATAAGATGATACGCCTCTGAAGGAGGAGTATGGTAAGTGCTGCGCAGTTTTTGCCGGCGCAATTTATAGCGATGTGACACTTCTGTGAAAGGGATAACTAAGAGCTGTTCTTGAGGAAGAACCAAACCGCTTGAGAGATAACCCTCTTGGTAAATGGTTTGGAGGGGAAGCTGAATGCTTTTTTGAGCTATTTTTTGTTTAAGGGTATTTTCCTCCAATTCACTCGCACATAAAAAATGGAGGCTCGCTTCTCTCGGGATATGGGTAAAGCCCTCTAAAATCTCATTCCCCGACACCTCTTGCTCTTCCTCCCTAAAGGGGAGCAGGTAATCGATTAAAGGGACGAAAGGGGAGAGCCATCGTTTAGCCACTAAATTCTTGTTAAACATGCTAAACGATAAAGCATGCATAGGCGCATTTTCAGAGTAGAAGCCTTTTTCT
The Parachlamydia sp. AcF125 genome window above contains:
- a CDS encoding MBL fold metallo-hydrolase produces the protein MKIKKSENPNLSIHTYLIIDEETQQAAVVDPARNIEPLLALIEEEKVQVTYILETHVHADFVSGAKELKHHLQKKPVIVCSGLGGEEWQPRYADRLIAKDREILNLGHLALQAWYVPGHTPEHIMWLILKQDSPLAVFSGDFLLGGSLGRPDLLGQSKLFELAKLLYQSAFHVLRDLPDHLPVYPAHGAGSFCGKNIADKSLLILGEEKRTNPHLIPQAEEMWIKQLLEGMPPAPSYFSRLKQLNVKGADLIQSLVPPRRLEAQELHSPGLVVVDLRDQEAFAQSFVKGSINIPFGLSFTKWAAEILLADSPLALVTPDIETCVQALKLLRLIGLDHVIGYMMWQEELLAPSMKDSFPLMLPQNVHFNPNEPIIDVRTREEWDQGHIAGALHIPLALFAKEELELSPDKPLLMICGSGYRSSIAASLAKRKGFIHLASIKGGMQAWKKALLPIIKSED
- a CDS encoding AMP nucleosidase, with product MTDSEVTNFDREEEEIAIGTLERYSGSDAAEFQPYLLLTNFPKYVQYFASSRDVPIVEGSMFSVAHSPKEKVSILDFKIGSPAAALIVDLCAHLPIKASLLLGMCGGLRRHYQVGDYFVPVAGIRGEGTSDFYFSQEVPALANFLVQKAVTNVLMEDGIKYHLGITHTTNKRFWEFNADFKARLNTTRPQAVEMECATLFMASYYHKLPLGALLLISDLPLSPKGIKTKKSSQDVFTKYTGEHVELGIKAIEELDNLLKLEEKGVFRGRRRKFEKTIGD
- the mfd gene encoding transcription-repair coupling factor, which codes for MIEQLLKHPKLLELQEALQQGDSVLIEELWNAPKALIASFALQLTGKHILILTGGSQEESRLYHDFPFFSKAPLLEFPAWETLPSENIAPSPDTVGERYKALRQVSVASQPHIIISGLQACLQSLIPPQNFDSLYLTLKKGETFSFENLIQRLQAMGYRRAAVAADKGEFAVRGGIIDIFPVASPDPFRLEFWGDELESLRLFDPIGQRSIKPIEQIEITPAQEMELIQQSSKLSTILDYLGPQTIVIFDDLLALEDRYSSLIHICGAPTRSFQGIDNFFNQIAPLQKIYWSRQPIEELTEVKLHQAKEKGFYSENAPMHALSFSMFNKNLVAKRWLSPFVPLIDYLLPFREEEQEVSGNEILEGFTHIPREASLHFLCASELEENTLKQKIAQKSIQLPLQTIYQEGYLSSGLVLPQEQLLVIPFTEVSHRYKLRRQKLRSTYHTPPSEAYHLIPGDMVVHLNHGIGRFLGIEKKLNHNGVLSEFFLIEYAENGKLYVPLNQAHLVTKYIGSSDELPSMHTLGSTRWKKTKEKTEEAIVGYTKDLLQLYASRSLEVGAIYPPDSADMQAFEKDFPYQETEDQLQAIANIKEDMQSAKTMDRLICGDVGYGKTEVAMRAAFKAVVDGHKQVALLVPTTVLAMQHYESFIERMSNFPVRIGVLSRFRTAKETKQTLEQVAKGSIDILIGTHRLISKDVVFHDLGLLIIDEEHRFGVKAKEHLKKIKMGVDCLTLSATPIPRTLYMSLVGARDMSVINTPPQDRLPITTVISEPSDHVFKNSLLRELSRDGQAFVIHNRVETIFEVAAKIKKLLPQARVVVGHGQMSADEIDAVFHAFKSGSADILVSTTIVENGIDIPNANTILISRADQFGLADLYQLRGRVGRWNRRAYAYFLVPSLNSLPSLARKRLQALAQACGYGGGMKLAMHDLEIRGAGNILGTEQSGHVAAIGFHFYCKLLRRTVQTLQGELSPGICETKLEFHYDACLPEDYVNEVSLRMEIYQRLGEALALSDVELIEQELKDRFGPLPTQVQWLLALTRIRVFASQRGYLLLKFDKLALSIEWKKGKHTLSHKILLGKIKTAEELERVTKQALEKWEKEKFRR